In the genome of Holosporales bacterium, the window GTTGCTTTGCTATACAAGTTTATACAACAAAAACGCATAACATTTAACCATCTCTAGCCTTGCATGATTCACAAAGGTTCAGGTGTTACTTATAAGTCACATCTGCCCATTGTGATGGACGCCCTTGATGTTGCAGTCAGATTTGTATAGACTCAGCCTCGCTGTCCCCTTCGTCTAGTGGTCCAGGACATCGCCCTCTCACGGCGGCAACGGGGGTTCGACTCCCCTAGGGGACGCCATTTTCTTTGTATGGCGAAGGCTGTCCTGGGTGCATATAAAATCAGTTAAATTCCCTGTCGTAAATCCAGGTGCAGATTTTTGCGTTATCCTGAAAGATAATCTGCCAAAGATTGGTGACAATTCCATTCTGGCCATAACATCCAAAATTGTCAGCCTTTTTGAATCGCGCGTTATCGCAAAAAAAGACGTAAAGATTAAGGCCGATTTGGTAAAGCAGGAAAGCGATTTTTACCTAGAAACCAGCCAAGACAACCCCATGTTTATCACAATAAAACACGGGATGCTTATACCTGCGGCTGGTATAGATGAATCCAACGGTGACGATCGTTATGTTCTGTATCCGCTTAGCCCATTCGCCTCAGCCGAGCGAATCTGGCGATATGTTAAAGAGCTTTTTGGAATAAAAAACCTTGGCGTAATTATAACAGACAGTCACACCACCCCAATGCGCAGGGGCGTAACCGGCATAGCCTTAAGCTGGTGCGGACTTGGGGCAACCAGAAACTGCATAGGCCGATGTGATATATTTAAAAACAGACTGCAATATACTTATGTTAACAACATCGATGCTCTTGCTGCTGCAGCGGTATTCACAATGGGCGAAGCAGATGAGCAGACCCCTACGGCAATTATCACTAACGCCCCTAATATAACCTTCACCC includes:
- a CDS encoding coenzyme F420-0:L-glutamate ligase gives rise to the protein MHIKSVKFPVVNPGADFCVILKDNLPKIGDNSILAITSKIVSLFESRVIAKKDVKIKADLVKQESDFYLETSQDNPMFITIKHGMLIPAAGIDESNGDDRYVLYPLSPFASAERIWRYVKELFGIKNLGVIITDSHTTPMRRGVTGIALSWCGLGATRNCIGRCDIFKNRLQYTYVNNIDALAAAAVFTMGEADEQTPTAIITNAPNITFTQAPPSQDEVNSFMINLEEDLYGPILNRANWIKGGGGSAL